A region of Necator americanus strain Aroian chromosome I, whole genome shotgun sequence DNA encodes the following proteins:
- a CDS encoding hypothetical protein (NECATOR_CHRI.G164.T2) has protein sequence MELAAAIEISIATRRMTEVTTSNRGIPVMEVVENVEEWLIMKKLSPEEGVAALEERYKKYKYVEASMTSQKTRMAEKLPDFKNSLALLDVLIDKKEKAEPFETTYLVSEEVYTKATVRNPEKVSIWLGANVMVEYELEKAKELLEKNQGNVQKAVDELTSELMFVKDQITTTEVNIAHVHNYGVKKRQQKAAA, from the exons ATGGAGctagcggctgcgatcgag ATATCCATCGCAACGAGAAGGATGACTGAAGTGACGACATCAAATCGTGGGATCCCTGTTATGGAAGTTGTT GAAAATGTGGAAGAGTGGTTAATCATGAAGAAACTTTCACCTGAAGAAGGAGTGGCTGCGCTGGAAGAACGATACAAGAAATACAAATATGTCGAAGCAAGCATGACTTCGCAGAAAACCAG AATGGCCGAGAAACTGCCAGACTTTAAGAACAGCCTAGCCTTACTCGATGTGTTGATAGATAAGAAG GAAAAGGCGGAGCCGTTTGAGACAACATATTTAGTTTCGGAAGAAGTTTATACGAAAGCCACAGTGCGCAACCCCGAAAAG GTGTCAATTTGGTTAGGCGCTAATGTCATGGTTGAGTATGAACTCGAGAAGGCAAAAGAactgctggaaaaaaatcaaggaaatgtGCAAAAG GCTGTGGACGAACTCACTTCAGAATTAATGTTTGTGAAAGACCAAATAACCACAACAGAAGTGAACATTGCTCATGTGCACAACTACGGGGTGAAGAAACGACAACAGAAAGCGGCTGCCTGA
- a CDS encoding hypothetical protein (NECATOR_CHRI.G164.T1), which produces MTEVTTSNRGIPVMEVVENVEEWLIMKKLSPEEGVAALEERYKKYKYVEASMTSQKTRMAEKLPDFKNSLALLDVLIDKKEKAEPFETTYLVSEEVYTKATVRNPEKVSIWLGANVMVEYELEKAKELLEKNQGNVQKAVDELTSELMFVKDQITTTEVNIAHVHNYGVKKRQQKAAA; this is translated from the exons ATGACTGAAGTGACGACATCAAATCGTGGGATCCCTGTTATGGAAGTTGTT GAAAATGTGGAAGAGTGGTTAATCATGAAGAAACTTTCACCTGAAGAAGGAGTGGCTGCGCTGGAAGAACGATACAAGAAATACAAATATGTCGAAGCAAGCATGACTTCGCAGAAAACCAG AATGGCCGAGAAACTGCCAGACTTTAAGAACAGCCTAGCCTTACTCGATGTGTTGATAGATAAGAAG GAAAAGGCGGAGCCGTTTGAGACAACATATTTAGTTTCGGAAGAAGTTTATACGAAAGCCACAGTGCGCAACCCCGAAAAG GTGTCAATTTGGTTAGGCGCTAATGTCATGGTTGAGTATGAACTCGAGAAGGCAAAAGAactgctggaaaaaaatcaaggaaatgtGCAAAAG GCTGTGGACGAACTCACTTCAGAATTAATGTTTGTGAAAGACCAAATAACCACAACAGAAGTGAACATTGCTCATGTGCACAACTACGGGGTGAAGAAACGACAACAGAAAGCGGCTGCCTGA
- a CDS encoding hypothetical protein (NECATOR_CHRI.G165.T1): MLRVSRFTQVRGGIRSSVLSQQSKIRDAAAFAKKSRIRWGGHVMRFNDNRWTIAVTDWASRHIKRTTRRPPIRWSDFFTKSLKETFDPPRVPSERRNHWTTLELHWREWDKWKDYWRPLDQ; this comes from the coding sequence ATGCTAagagtatcccgcttcacgcaagtgaggggcGGAATTCGAAGTTCTGTCCTAAGTCAGCAATCGAAGATTAGGGatgccgccgcgtttgccaagaaaAGCAGAATAAGGTGGggcggacacgtgatgcgcttcaacgacaaccgttggactaTAGCCGTGACCGACTGGGCTTCACGCCATATCAAGCGCACTACAAGAAGACCGCcgatccgatggtcagacttctttaCAAAGTCTTTGAAAGAAACATTCGATCCTCCTCGCGTCCCAAGCGAAAGGCGAAACCATTGGACGACTCTTGAACTTCATTGGCGTGAatgggacaaatggaaggattactggcgcccgctggACCAATAG
- a CDS encoding hypothetical protein (NECATOR_CHRI.G166.T1): protein MGDFGSSGEKKKPVELDEPQAKSTSELARLCKREAIRDKLKEKRAEVLAAAAEAGKTIRYPRREFRIRSEHLKYLLPVLINTLTRLFTRYLSECKVPKQWESSETALSYNKGDPYDIANYRPICLLSIIYKLFTKVILNRIAKVLDEGQP, encoded by the exons atGGGAGATTTTGGTTCATccggagagaagaaaaagcc CGTGGAGTTAGACGAGCCGCAGGCAAAAtccacgtccgagctcgcaaggctctGTAAAAGAGAGGCGATAAGAGATAAactcaaagagaaaagagcagaagtgttggctgcaGCTGCGGAGGCGGGAAAGACCATTCGCTACCCCCGTCGAGAATTCAGGATAagatctgaacatctgaagtatCTTCTGCCAGTTCTCATCAACACTCTGACAAGACTCttcacacgttacctgtcggaatgcaaggttcccaAACAGTGGGAGAGCAGTGAGACCGCGTTGTCGTATAACAAGGGAGATCCGTATGATATCGctaactatcgcccaatctgcttactatccatcatctacaagctcttcacaaaagTGATCCTTAACAGGATCGCAAAAGTGTTAGATGAAGGGCAGCCATGA